The sequence TTCACTCGGTCCCCACAGTCAGTTTCAGTGTTTCTGCAGTGGCAGATGAGCACGGAGAAACGTTGGGTTTTCCCCCCGAACTGGCAGCACTGGTTCAGAACTGCAGTGTGAGACTGCACTTGGAACCCAGGTTGTTCGTCCTACTGGGATATACACTTCAAATACTTTCCTTCAGTCCTGATTAGCCTCTGGTGACATTTTCATTGACTTTGTTTTAATGACTATGCAACAGACGTGAGGAAATTCTCAACAGAAAGATGCAGGCATCTGATCGTAGCCTAGAGTTTAGGTCAGTGTAAAAGTTGCGTAAAATGCTGCCAGTTTCAGCAGAGACAAAACATGAGAAGTCCAAGGAATTCCAGCCACCttctcaaagcttttttttttcctcatcttacCCAATTTCACCTTTCCTCATCACGGTGAATCTGACCTCTCCCTCTTGCCTCAAGGCTTGTCTGTACAAGCTAGGCCCTTGTACCAAGGGTATGTGCTGGGGCACGTTAGTCCTTTAGCTGTGTTGTAACTACACCAGGGTagagaaatgatttttttttctctgttatgcGAGAATcagagattttgaaaactttgaCCAGTGTGGTGTTGGAAGGTACCAGGCTCTCCCCACAGCACACAGCCAGCACCAAGAGGTGACGGAGCTCTTATCCATGGCCAGTGTGGTCCTCCCACACAGCAAAGCTGACCCCCAGCCTTGAAAGATGATGGACCAGCTATGCAAGTTCCCAGCTCTGGTTTCAAAGTGTTTTGTCCGATTTGGTGATAGTTTCCAAATGGCTTCGATCAGTGAAAGCTGAGCCCTGAGACTGAATTCTGACTTCAGCAAAACTTATGTTTAACTTTCAAAGGGGTAAAGAGTGTGGATTTTAGTCTTAAAGAgtaggaggaaaggaggaaagctgAAATGGAGCTTCTCTGAAGTTTGACCTCCTGCTTATTCTGCTGGGATGTGATAGCATCTAGAAAATCAACATAAACTCTTTGAGGGCTTTTTCCTCTCAACTCTATGGCTCTGCTTGCCTCCTTTTTGGATGAGATAGCAATGAATGTGGAAGGGCAGGCTCTGTGGTATCTTCCTTTGCCTGTTGATTTGTGCTATATATGCATGCAGCCCTGACAGAGCCGGCTTGAGGCTTCTCAGCAGTGTTGGCAAAACCAAATGCTATACTTGTGAGATGAAGGGCCATGTCTGAGCTACAGCAGAAAGCCTTGGAGGCCTGCTGGAGGTGTTTGGGTGGAGTGAGGGCTTCTGCTGAAGAAGGCCAAGTAGTACTTACTTTGGAGGCAAAGAAAGCACCAGCCTAGCCTTTTAGGGCTGTGGTGTTGGCAAAGAAATCCTGTGAAAACTACTAGAGAAGTCTCTACTTTGTCCAGATGTGGCCTTAACTTGTGCAGTGACAgtaatttctgttgctttggGAAATACATTGAGAGGCAAAACACTGATGGCAGTCAACCACAGAAAGGGGAATATCTCAAGAAAGGGAAGGAGTGCATAGAGGATGCATGGAGGAAATGTACTTGAAGATGTAACTTGTTTCCTGCCCAAAGCCTTGTTGAGAAATATACGAAGGTATGATTGTCCCATCATAaatacaaggaaggagagagttTAATAAGCTGTTTGAATCCATAAACTTATGAGTGACACTAATGAAAGTGACTTGCATTTGCATATGATTTTTAAGTGAGTCCTAGGAAGCCCTCTTGTTTGTAGAAGGTCTAGATCTGATTTTTCACCCTCTGAAAAGTGACCATTTGGTGTATTATGTCATCCTGCAGGtaaaaggacacagaaaagaagatggACTGGGGAAGTCTGCAGGCCGTTTTAGGAGGCGTAAATAAACACTCAACCAGTATCGGGAAGATATGGCTCACAGTCCTGTTCATCTTCCGTATCATGATCCTGGTTGTGGCTGCAGAGAGAGTCTGGGGAGATGAACAACAAGATTTTGTCTGCAACACGCTTCAGCCTGGGTGCAGAAATGTTTGCTATGATCACTTTTTCCCTATCTCTCACATCAGACTCTGGGCCCTGCAGCTGATCTTTGTTTCCACACCTGCGTTGTTGGTGGCAATGCATGTAGCTTACACCAGGCATGAGAAGAAAAGGCGATTCAGAAATGGTGAGAAAATTGATattgaagagctgaaaaatgaaaagattcaCATTCGAGGCCCCCTGTGGTGGACATACACCAGCAGCATCTTCTTCAGGATCGTCTTTGAAGCAGTCTTCATGTATGTGTTCTATTACATGTATGATGGGTACCAGATGCCTCGCCTGGTGAAGTGCAATGCATGGCCCTGCCCCAACACAGTGGATTGTTTTGTGTCTCGGCCCACTGAGAAGACCACATTTACTATTTTCATGCTTGCTGTGTCTGGAATCTGCATGATGTTGAATCTGGCCGAGTTGTGTTACCTAGTGATAAAAATTTGCATGAAAGAATCCAGGAAAACAAcggttttaaaataattccctGGTTTCAGGATTTCCTAGCTCCCCATTTCCCTTAAACTTTCTTAGGTGTCAGAAAACaatcagcaatattttcacaCTCaaggaaaaggataaaaatgaatttcattcatgttttaaaaagtatagcctccctgggaagctgctgctgaggcaggTTTTAAAGATCATGAGCTAATTCAGTATTCCTGCATTCACAAATAGAGAGAGCAGCCTTCTGGCAGCAGCTTTTCCAAGTATTCTTACTGCTGGGATCCTGTTGTTGGGACAGAGTCACTTTTCAAAAGTGGGAGTGGAAAGGCCCAGAGAAGGCTCTAGTGCCCAAAGTAGGGCCAGGAATCACAAACACACTGTGTCAGCTTCAGAGGCGAGCCAATAACAAAGGGTTTTGGTCAAAAGTAGGGTGAAGGTTTTTTGGGAGGAACTTGTGGCCTGttaaaaggaagaagacagggaggtgattgtgtTAATAGCAGGTGTCCTATTCTCCAAGTATTCTGAAGAGCAAGGAAAGGGCCTAGGAACACAAGTACTCTATGGCAGTGCATGCTGTCAGCTCTGCTGGGCACCAGCAatggtttttatctttttatctcCTCACCTGCACCGAGGAGCATCTCCTACAGGGTTGGGGGTGGCCAGTCTCAACTGCCTGTGAATGTCATTAGGTCAGTGCTGCCTCCCTCCActcacaggggctgcagcagtgggAGGAATGAAGTTTGGTTTTTCATTCTCTTCGTCAGGTGAAAGAAAAGATTGTCACCTTTGAGATGGTGGGGGCAGTGCAACTGTCTTCCTCCCAATACTTTGTGAAGAATCTCAGTATAGTAGATTTTATTTGATGAAGAGACTTTTTACCACCTGGCTGTGCCTCCTTCAGCTGTGTACctttaaaagtttgttttggttttggtttgggttttttttcagtaaaagccaagaaaatttGCCTTGTTTCATTCTGTTTGTTATCCAAAATAAATGCTTCGACTTACAGCTTGGTATGCAGTAGATTGCACCTACCATTAGTGCTCCTTCCATTAGTCCCTTTTTCCTATCCAACCTGCACAGCTTTCCTTCATAAAGCCATCTCCCTATCTGAGGTACCTTTCAAGTGAGTCCATCAAACCACTCCCAATCTCTCTGACAATCCACACTGTGAGACTGAATCACCTTCTTATGGTAGGTCTAGCAGGAATTACAGACAGCTTGCAGAGCTAAAATAGCAAAGAGACCCAATCAGAAATGAGGAGgaatttgatatttttcttaaagttcaCATTGCTGAGCTGTGAATTGTTTATTACTAACATGAAGAACTATGTGAGTCAGTCTGGTCTTGTCTCTCCAAAGTAGtctcaaaatgtgttttatgcCTGTCACAAGCAGCTACACCAGCACATACAGCAACACAGTTTATCTCCCAAGTGCCTGCCCAGTGAACCCACTTCTAGAAAGCTGGCTATTTCTCCTTAGCTTTAATAACTGGCTTTCCCCCCAAATGAATGAGTGCTATCTCAGCTTCTCTATTTGCATCCATTTCTTACTGTACCTTTAAGTTTATCACTGTTGGAGTAAACAAAGCTGCATGAATTAAGACCCATGACCCCTCACGGTGCACTGGAAGCAGAGCATAAGCAGGCTCCCATTGCTTGTGAGCTACATCCAGTGTTACAACTTGACTGTAGATGGAAATCTGTCATCTAAGTGGGGAgcaagaaaagcataaaaacgGCATCCTCAGAAGtatgaacaaaaaaagacagagagtCATTGATAATGAGATGAACTGGAAAACTGGACTGTGAAAACATCCTTAATTCAACTCTAAAGAGCAAAGCTTGGCACATATCAGGTTTGTGCTTAGTAAAGTTCTTGCATTGTTCTGTGTACAAGTACGAAGAGAACAAACTATCTACACTCCCAGTGCTCTAgtattacatttcttttgtaacaacaggattatttttttttttctggaattatAATTAAAGCACTCTTGCGgtgtctgttttctgtattacttGTATGTGCTCTGTATTACCTAAGGTGTCTAATGAAAATCCATTTACCATAATGGAATATGTATGCACCAATACTACATTTAATAGCCAAGGGCTACTGTAAGGATTTTAGCCTTCTGCTGCAAGTTGTTTTTTCAGTTGGTTACACTGCCTGTTATCCCGCAGACTTCATGAGCTGATAGTGGAAGGTCACATATGTGACCCCTACTAGAAGTCAAATGTGCTGCCTAAGTCAGCCTCGTACTAGCagaactgcagctggaaaaggctGGTGATAAATAACTTAACCAGCTCCACAGGGGAGAGAGTTTGTTTTCCCAGCCTGCCTTTGAGTTTAACTGGAACTTGGAATGAAACACACCAAAACTGGTAACACTAACACTATCAGGTTATCTTCAGCTAGCAGTTTTGCAACTACATTATCACACGGGGAAAAAAGATAGATGTAGGGAAAATGCCTGGAAGTGGTCAAGAGAGGGCTTTGATCCAGACCTGCAGCATCAGGTGGTAATAGCTTTACCAGGAGATATCTGCTATCTCTGACACTTATTTTCTGTGTATATTAAATTTGAGTAAATAGCTGctttgtagggaaaaaaaagttcagataCTTCATAGGAGTATAGGAATTGCACCTATTTCTACATGTGCTACATTGTGTGGTTGACCTGCAAATGGATTTCATACAGATTAAAATACAATGCTGTGTTGGAATTGTGTGTGTTCTTTCCTGAAATATACTAGAAGTTCCTACATTTTTTGGCACTTGGTTCCTGGGCTCTTCTCAGAATGAAGATTGCAAGAGTTGAAAACTGAAGCAGCAAATCTGATGTCATGACTGTAAAAGAGACTGATTCTTCACTGTCCAGTGTAGCCAGTGTGGTATCAGAACTGGGAAGTGTAGGAGTGGGACTGGCTATAGAGTTATACCTTGACTGAAATCACCAGGAGAAGTCACCATTGACTTCATCAAGCTAAACTTTCATCCAAAACCttgaaaccaaaacaacaaacatgtTTGTCAGAAAGGGgtagggcagggaggagaagcaAACTTCACTATTAACTCGTAGGCTTacctagagaaaaaaacctaactCCCATGGCAGAAAGActgatttaaaaggaaatcaggagtataaatctgtatttatgACTTCTGGATATAAAAGTACCTTTATTAAAGGTTTTcttagacaaaaataaaaaaaattcttcagatgTTTTACAGTTATGAGCCAATGTACTGTTATTTCCTGTCTGACAGCAAGAATATAAAAGACAAATTATATGGTCCATACAGAGAAGAGCCTCCTGCACCATGGAGGCTCGATTCAAAATAGCAACACTgttaaaaattgctttattttgtaaaaagtgTACTGCAGCAAATAAGCAACAGCTAGGAGCACTTTACTACAAACTGAACTTGGTGAAAATTaatctctccccccccccccaatcataATTCCCTTCTCTGCAACTTAGGCTAATGTGTTTTACCAGGCAACAAAATCACATTCAAAGAATTGCACTGTATTTTATGGTCACCTGTTCTGATATTCAGGACAGCCACTGCCCTGGATGTTAATTACAGGTTTATTTGAATTTTCACCATCTTATTATCTATACAGTCATTTGAACTTGTTTGTAGACAGTGGCAAGAGTAATGGTAACTATCTAAGGCTTAATGAGCTAAGACTAATGGTAATGAAGGTCTTCAAGATAATTCAGGAGGAAcatatacttttttccccatctgacCAACTCAGCTTGtcattataattttcttttacagaatatagttcttttctgtaaagctgGCCCAGCTCTGACATGGGTATTTTCTCTATAAGCCTTCCTAGCCACCAAAAAATAGTCTTTATAACCTAGGTTTGGAAATGTATCAAGCTTTAATTAGCAGGTGCAGCTGAGGAAACAAGTCACAGCTCTGACTTTCCACCTCTGAGAACATAGCTTGTCCCTGCTATGGGTGGTCCCCCAGTCCTACCATAGAATTCAACCTCAGAATTGGCCACATAATTGCACATACCTCCTCCCTTTTTCTGCCTGTTAAATCACTGCCACTAACTCAATGATTGTTTCACATCTGCCTGCTCTATGCTCAATCCATTGTATTTGAATAAGCCATCTAATAAAATATATCCTCTCCAAGAATACCACCAGGTAGCCAGATGCTTGCATAAGCCTTTCTGCTAAAGGAGTGATATGGTATCAATATGACATATGGTTTAAGGAAATATGTTTTGAGTGAAAAGCTAGAGAACTTATACAGTTGAGCTATGATTCACTGCAGGCTGTAGATGAATGTTTTGAACAGCAATGTATATTGTGCATGCTGCTAAGAACCAGCATTTCACTCATAGCCTGGCATAGTACCCAGGATAATAAATACTGTAGTGTGTGAATGCAGTCACACTGGTCTGAAGCAGGTGGCGTTTTTCAGTGGACAAGCTGTGCTGGGCAGGTTTCCTGGTTTAGGCAAGGTGCATCTTTTCTGTTGTCTTGGCAATTATGGTAATATAGGCTTGTCAGCTGGGAAAGACAATAGCAGTCTTAAAACTCTTTAAGTTGGGATcctgaaatttaatttaaaagtgttttgcaGATAATTTTCTACTGAGCTTCAATCTTTAAGACAACACATAAAAATTCCTCCCACACCTCTAAGTGATCCACATATTAGCAGGAATGCTGCACCTTCTTTTGATGGGGTGACTGGAAAACTTGCTACTTGTTTGGTATCCAACTATCAACATTTCTTTTGTCACAAGACTTCTTTCACttgattttaaagtattataGCAGTCCTAGTACATGGAGTCAACAACAAATCTCATTGTTTGTGAGTTTCCCCAACTGAAAGATAAAGGCGACAACTGTGTCATGTTCACAGGGAGCGGAATAGTTTAATCAAGTGTTGTTTGTTAAGATTATTGCAACAGGtgccagaaaaaatattttataattattgtGTGGTAAAAATTT comes from Buteo buteo chromosome 18, bButBut1.hap1.1, whole genome shotgun sequence and encodes:
- the LOC142041683 gene encoding gap junction beta-2 protein-like; translated protein: MDWGSLQAVLGGVNKHSTSIGKIWLTVLFIFRIMILVVAAERVWGDEQQDFVCNTLQPGCRNVCYDHFFPISHIRLWALQLIFVSTPALLVAMHVAYTRHEKKRRFRNGEKIDIEELKNEKIHIRGPLWWTYTSSIFFRIVFEAVFMYVFYYMYDGYQMPRLVKCNAWPCPNTVDCFVSRPTEKTTFTIFMLAVSGICMMLNLAELCYLVIKICMKESRKTTVLK